A stretch of the Desulfobaccales bacterium genome encodes the following:
- a CDS encoding MFS transporter produces the protein MKTAAAAISPWIPFSHPVFRALWIATIVSNIGTFMQSVGAAWLMTSLSTSPVMVALVQAASILPMFLLALPAGALADIIDRRWLLLVTQAWMMVAAALLAALTFLGAASPWVLLSFTFLLGLGAAMNAPAWQAIMPELVPRCELTQAISLNGAGFNVSRAVGPALGGILVATAGAGATFALNALSFLAVMVVLYRWERPVTDTALPAERMAAAIHTGLRYVRHSPKLQAVLWRVGIFIFFSSSLWALLPLVVRYELGGSSADYGILLGCFGAGAVGGALLLPRMQRLIPGEVLLAGMTILAAAMIAVLALVPTMMVLVMAMVVSGCAWLVIVSIFNVAIQIAVPAWVRARVLAVFMLVFAGGLSGGSVIWGAVATHQDLKAALLYSAGGLVLGLLAAIRYRVILDEDSDLTPSLHWPEPHLILEPKPEQGPVLVTVEYLINLREAREFAQAMRALGVIRRRDGAIRWGLFQDTTNPGRFIETFIMETWMEHRRQHERMTVADRVIEDRAFSFHLGDDRPRVEHLIYAYGRRGRDRRKFIRSLK, from the coding sequence ATGAAAACTGCCGCTGCCGCCATCTCGCCTTGGATCCCCTTCAGCCATCCGGTGTTCCGGGCCTTATGGATTGCCACCATTGTTTCCAATATCGGCACCTTTATGCAAAGCGTGGGCGCGGCCTGGCTCATGACGTCGCTCTCCACCTCTCCGGTTATGGTGGCCCTGGTCCAGGCCGCCAGCATCTTGCCCATGTTCCTGTTGGCGCTGCCCGCCGGGGCCCTGGCGGATATTATCGACCGTCGCTGGCTGCTCTTGGTGACCCAGGCCTGGATGATGGTGGCCGCAGCACTCCTGGCCGCCCTGACTTTCCTGGGGGCCGCCTCGCCGTGGGTGCTGCTGAGTTTCACCTTTCTGCTGGGCCTGGGCGCCGCCATGAATGCCCCGGCCTGGCAGGCCATTATGCCCGAACTGGTGCCCCGTTGCGAACTGACCCAGGCCATTTCCTTGAACGGCGCCGGATTTAATGTATCCCGGGCCGTGGGACCGGCGCTGGGAGGCATCCTCGTGGCCACAGCCGGAGCCGGAGCCACCTTTGCCCTCAATGCCCTTTCTTTCCTGGCGGTAATGGTGGTCTTGTACCGCTGGGAGCGCCCGGTCACCGACACCGCTTTGCCCGCGGAACGCATGGCCGCCGCCATCCACACCGGGCTGCGCTATGTCCGCCATTCCCCGAAGTTACAGGCCGTGCTTTGGCGGGTCGGTATCTTCATCTTTTTTAGCAGCTCCCTGTGGGCGCTTCTCCCCCTGGTGGTCCGCTATGAACTGGGCGGCAGTTCCGCCGACTACGGCATCCTCTTGGGATGTTTCGGGGCCGGCGCGGTGGGCGGCGCCTTACTTTTGCCCCGGATGCAACGCCTGATTCCCGGCGAGGTCCTATTGGCCGGCATGACCATACTCGCCGCCGCTATGATCGCGGTCCTGGCTCTGGTGCCCACCATGATGGTCTTGGTAATGGCCATGGTGGTCAGTGGCTGCGCCTGGCTGGTGATAGTTTCCATCTTCAATGTGGCCATCCAGATTGCGGTCCCGGCCTGGGTGCGGGCCCGGGTACTGGCCGTCTTTATGCTGGTTTTTGCCGGCGGCTTGAGTGGCGGCAGCGTCATTTGGGGCGCGGTGGCCACGCATCAAGACCTCAAGGCCGCCCTGCTCTACTCCGCCGGAGGTCTGGTTCTGGGGCTCCTGGCCGCCATCCGCTATCGGGTCATCCTGGATGAGGACTCGGACCTGACTCCGTCTCTCCACTGGCCTGAACCTCACCTGATCCTTGAGCCCAAACCGGAACAAGGTCCAGTTTTGGTAACGGTGGAGTACCTGATTAACCTCCGGGAGGCCCGAGAATTTGCCCAGGCCATGCGGGCCTTGGGCGTCATCCGGCGCCGCGACGGCGCCATCCGCTGGGGGCTGTTTCAGGATACCACCAATCCGGGCCGCTTTATAGAAACCTTTATTATGGAAACCTGGATGGAGCACCGGCGGCAACACGAACGGATGACCGTGGCCGACCGGGTCATTGAAGACCGGGCGTTTTCTTTTCATCTCGGTGATGACCGGCCGCGGGTCGAGCATTTGATCTACGCCTACGGCAGGCGGGGCCGAGATCGGAGAAAGTTCATCAGGAGTCTCAAATAA
- the hcp gene encoding hydroxylamine reductase, with amino-acid sequence MFCYQCEQAAKGEGCTIQGVCGKNPEVAALQDLLIYSLQGLAQVAVEGRKKGVSDRDINVFTCEAAFSTLTNVDFDPERLVKLIKKSVELREQLKAKVAKAGGKVDVGAGPATLKPEATLEGLLKQAETVGLKSYPAADPDILALKHTLLFGIKGVCAYADHARILGQEDEKVYAFIHEGLAATAAKDMGLNDALALVLKCGEINLRTMELLDAANTGRYGHPVPTKVPLGHKKGKAILVSGHDLLDLEEILKQSEGKGINVYTHGEMLPCHGYPGLKKYPHFYGHFGTAWQNQAKEFPQFPGAIVMTTNCIQRPQEIYAPNLFTRGLVGWPGITHIPDLNFKPVIDKALAMPGFAEDSNGKSVMTGFARNAVLGVAGAVIDAVKNKQIRHFFLVGGCDGAKPTRNYFTEFVEKTPKDTVVMTLACGKFRFFDKELGDIGGIPRLLDIGQCNDAYSAVQIALALANAFGVGVNDLPLSIICSWYEQKAVAILLTLLYLGIKNIRLGPSLPAFITPNVLDVLVKNFNIMPITTPDEDLKAILG; translated from the coding sequence ATGTTTTGTTATCAATGCGAACAAGCGGCTAAAGGCGAGGGCTGTACCATTCAGGGTGTCTGCGGTAAGAATCCCGAAGTGGCGGCCCTCCAGGATTTATTGATTTATAGTCTTCAGGGCCTGGCGCAGGTGGCTGTAGAAGGTCGTAAAAAGGGCGTCAGCGACCGGGATATCAACGTTTTCACCTGCGAGGCGGCGTTTTCGACCCTGACCAACGTGGACTTCGACCCCGAGCGCCTGGTCAAGTTGATCAAAAAGAGCGTCGAACTCAGGGAACAACTGAAAGCCAAAGTCGCCAAGGCGGGCGGCAAGGTGGATGTAGGCGCGGGTCCCGCCACCTTAAAGCCCGAAGCCACCCTGGAAGGTTTGCTGAAACAGGCGGAAACGGTGGGCCTCAAATCCTATCCCGCCGCTGACCCCGATATCCTGGCCCTCAAACACACCCTGCTTTTCGGCATTAAGGGAGTCTGCGCCTACGCCGATCACGCCCGGATTTTGGGGCAAGAAGACGAAAAGGTCTATGCCTTCATCCACGAGGGTCTGGCCGCCACCGCGGCCAAAGATATGGGCTTGAACGACGCCTTGGCGCTGGTGTTGAAATGCGGCGAGATCAACTTGCGGACTATGGAATTGCTTGACGCGGCCAACACCGGCCGCTACGGCCACCCGGTGCCCACCAAGGTCCCCCTGGGGCATAAGAAAGGCAAGGCCATCCTGGTTTCCGGGCACGACCTCCTGGATTTGGAAGAGATCCTGAAACAGAGCGAAGGCAAAGGTATCAACGTCTATACCCACGGCGAGATGCTCCCCTGCCACGGCTACCCCGGTCTCAAGAAGTATCCCCATTTCTACGGCCACTTCGGCACCGCCTGGCAGAACCAGGCCAAGGAATTCCCCCAGTTCCCCGGCGCCATCGTCATGACCACCAACTGCATCCAGCGGCCTCAGGAGATTTATGCCCCCAACCTGTTCACCCGGGGTCTGGTGGGCTGGCCCGGCATCACCCACATCCCGGATCTCAATTTTAAGCCGGTGATAGACAAGGCCCTGGCCATGCCGGGGTTTGCCGAGGACAGCAATGGCAAGTCCGTCATGACCGGTTTTGCCCGGAACGCCGTCCTGGGCGTGGCGGGAGCGGTCATCGACGCAGTCAAGAACAAGCAAATCCGCCACTTCTTCCTGGTGGGCGGCTGCGACGGGGCCAAGCCCACCCGCAACTACTTTACCGAGTTCGTGGAGAAGACCCCCAAGGATACCGTGGTCATGACCCTGGCCTGCGGCAAGTTCCGCTTCTTTGACAAAGAGCTGGGCGACATCGGCGGCATCCCCCGGCTGTTGGACATAGGCCAGTGCAACGATGCCTACTCCGCGGTGCAAATCGCCCTGGCCCTGGCCAACGCCTTCGGGGTGGGAGTCAACGACCTGCCCCTGTCCATCATCTGCTCCTGGTACGAACAGAAAGCGGTGGCCATCTTGCTGACTCTCCTTTACCTGGGCATCAAGAACATCCGCCTGGGACCCAGCCTCCCGGCCTTCATCACTCCCAACGTCCTGGACGTGCTGGTGAAGAACTTCAACATCATGCCCATCACCACCCCGGATGAGGACCTGAAGGCCATCCTGGGTTAA
- a CDS encoding MerR family transcriptional regulator, translated as MEEDIPRKAFYTIGEVSRITGVKTHVLRYWENQGKLLKPNRRGSRHRLYRPADIQLIFEIKRLREEEKLSLAAMRRQMHYKPEQHRLLPSRPFPVPMDNQVLTLLKSIRDELLALKEILE; from the coding sequence GTGGAAGAGGATATCCCCCGCAAAGCCTTTTACACCATCGGTGAGGTAAGCCGTATCACCGGGGTGAAAACCCATGTGCTGCGGTATTGGGAGAACCAGGGCAAACTCCTGAAACCCAACCGCCGCGGCTCTCGCCACCGCCTCTACCGCCCTGCCGATATCCAGCTTATCTTTGAAATCAAGCGTCTGCGTGAAGAAGAAAAACTGAGCCTGGCAGCCATGCGCCGCCAGATGCACTACAAGCCGGAGCAGCATCGCTTGCTGCCGTCCCGACCCTTCCCCGTCCCCATGGACAACCAGGTGTTGACTCTCCTCAAGTCCATCCGAGACGAGTTGCTGGCCCTCAAGGAAATCCTGGAATAG
- a CDS encoding acetate--CoA ligase family protein, with protein sequence MEPNPQDLNVLFAPRSVAVIGATNRPGSVGQAVFANVFKHGYAGVVYPVNIKAPSVMSVKAFPSVLEIPDEVDLSIIIVPSAQVPAAMEECAQKGIKAAIVITAGFKELGGAGVQQEQEVLKAARDHGIRLLGPNCLGIINTNPEVSLNGSFARLMPRAGNIALVSQSGAVGVAALEYAQGEEIGLSKFVSVGNKADLNENDFLAYLKDDPLTDVIAFYLEDLTDPKRFFQLAREITGEKGNKKPILAIKSGRTAAGARAASSHTGALAGSDEAYDALFAQCGVLRVESLEELFDYALAFSAQPLPKGNRVAIVTNAGGLGIMTTDAAVRYGLEIAEFEDQTVAKLKAGLPPAANVHNPVDVLGDAREDRYRIALEGVLKDANVDGVIVISTPQLMTNLAAIASTVAEVAPVYKKPTLVCQMALGEIEETLAIWSKAKLPHYHFPEEAARGMGAMARYAANIHRDRYDVKTFEDVDRGRVKAVLDRVKAAGRKFVLEPEAHEIFQAYGFPGVPFYWAHDADQASQAATDIGYPVALKIVSPDVIHKFDVGGVKLNLANGEEVRRAFDEIRASVTRAHPGADIQGMMVQKMMPKGRETILGMSRDPHFGPLLMFGLGGTFVEVFRDVNFQLAPISEDWALKMIQGLKGYRTLTSFRGEPPADLAAIVESLERLSQMVLDFSELKELDINPFVVFEAGKGAAALDARIFLG encoded by the coding sequence ATGGAACCTAATCCGCAGGATCTCAACGTCCTTTTTGCACCCCGCTCCGTGGCGGTCATCGGCGCTACCAACCGGCCCGGCAGCGTGGGCCAAGCGGTATTTGCCAATGTCTTTAAACACGGCTATGCCGGGGTCGTGTACCCGGTTAATATCAAAGCCCCCAGCGTCATGAGCGTCAAAGCCTTTCCCTCCGTTTTGGAGATCCCGGACGAGGTGGACCTGAGCATCATCATCGTCCCCAGCGCCCAAGTCCCTGCCGCCATGGAGGAATGCGCCCAAAAGGGCATCAAGGCCGCCATCGTCATCACCGCGGGTTTCAAGGAGTTGGGCGGCGCTGGTGTACAGCAGGAGCAGGAGGTTCTTAAAGCCGCCCGGGACCATGGCATCCGTCTGCTGGGCCCCAACTGCCTGGGGATCATCAACACTAACCCCGAGGTTTCCCTCAACGGCTCGTTTGCGCGGCTGATGCCCCGCGCCGGCAACATTGCCCTGGTGTCCCAAAGTGGCGCGGTAGGGGTGGCGGCCCTGGAGTACGCCCAAGGAGAGGAGATCGGCCTATCCAAGTTCGTGTCGGTGGGTAACAAGGCCGACCTCAATGAAAACGACTTTCTGGCCTATTTGAAAGATGATCCGCTGACCGACGTTATCGCGTTTTATCTGGAGGACCTTACCGACCCCAAGCGTTTCTTCCAACTGGCCCGGGAGATTACCGGCGAAAAGGGGAATAAAAAGCCCATCCTGGCTATCAAATCCGGCCGGACCGCGGCGGGGGCCCGGGCGGCTTCGTCCCATACCGGGGCCCTGGCCGGTTCCGATGAGGCCTATGACGCTCTGTTTGCCCAGTGCGGCGTCCTCCGGGTGGAATCCTTGGAGGAGTTGTTCGATTATGCCCTGGCGTTTTCCGCCCAGCCGCTCCCCAAAGGCAACCGGGTGGCCATCGTCACCAATGCCGGGGGCTTAGGCATTATGACCACCGACGCCGCGGTGCGTTACGGCCTGGAGATTGCCGAATTTGAGGATCAGACCGTGGCCAAACTTAAAGCCGGGCTTCCCCCTGCGGCCAACGTGCACAACCCGGTGGATGTTTTGGGGGATGCCCGTGAAGACCGGTATCGGATCGCCCTGGAGGGTGTGTTGAAAGATGCCAACGTGGACGGGGTCATCGTCATCTCCACCCCCCAGCTCATGACCAACCTGGCGGCCATCGCCTCTACGGTGGCCGAAGTGGCTCCCGTGTATAAAAAACCCACCCTGGTCTGCCAGATGGCACTGGGAGAAATCGAGGAGACTCTGGCCATCTGGTCCAAAGCTAAACTCCCCCACTACCACTTCCCTGAAGAGGCGGCCCGGGGCATGGGCGCCATGGCCCGCTATGCCGCCAATATTCACCGGGACCGGTATGATGTGAAGACCTTCGAGGACGTCGATCGCGGCAGAGTGAAAGCGGTGTTGGACCGCGTCAAAGCGGCCGGCCGCAAATTCGTCCTGGAGCCCGAAGCCCATGAAATCTTCCAGGCTTACGGCTTCCCGGGGGTCCCCTTTTATTGGGCCCATGATGCAGACCAGGCGTCTCAGGCGGCCACAGATATAGGCTATCCCGTGGCCTTGAAAATCGTCTCCCCCGATGTTATCCACAAATTCGACGTGGGCGGGGTGAAACTTAACCTGGCCAACGGCGAGGAGGTTCGGCGGGCTTTTGATGAAATCCGGGCATCGGTTACCCGAGCCCACCCAGGGGCCGACATCCAGGGCATGATGGTGCAAAAAATGATGCCCAAAGGCAGGGAGACTATCTTAGGGATGAGCCGGGATCCGCATTTCGGGCCGCTTTTGATGTTCGGCCTGGGGGGCACTTTTGTGGAGGTGTTCCGGGATGTCAACTTTCAGTTGGCCCCCATCTCCGAGGATTGGGCCCTGAAAATGATCCAGGGGCTCAAGGGCTACCGCACCCTGACGAGTTTTCGGGGCGAACCCCCGGCGGACCTGGCCGCCATCGTAGAATCCCTGGAGCGCCTCTCCCAGATGGTCCTGGATTTCTCTGAGCTGAAAGAACTGGATATCAATCCTTTTGTGGTGTTCGAGGCAGGCAAGGGGGCCGCAGCGCTGGACGCCCGAATCTTCTTGGGGTAA
- a CDS encoding hydrogenase maturation protease, with product MHIRPKTLIKVIGVGNAWRGDDAAGLMIAQRLRKENFAYAEIAESPGTGTTLADAWQGAPRVIVVDAVVAGGPPGAIYRFDAHDPAATFPVASPASSHGWGVAEAVALGRLFQELPPVLIIYGIEGQNFALGDGLSPAVAAAIPEAARRIAQEIQAWGERQTGKAKQPSCHIPERQNNGT from the coding sequence ATGCATATCCGCCCCAAAACTCTTATTAAGGTTATCGGCGTCGGCAATGCCTGGCGGGGGGACGATGCTGCGGGTCTGATGATAGCCCAGCGCTTGCGGAAAGAAAATTTCGCCTATGCGGAGATTGCCGAGAGCCCGGGAACGGGCACCACGCTCGCCGACGCCTGGCAGGGCGCCCCCCGGGTAATTGTCGTGGACGCCGTGGTAGCCGGCGGCCCCCCGGGGGCCATTTATCGCTTTGACGCGCACGACCCCGCGGCCACCTTCCCGGTAGCCTCGCCGGCGTCTTCGCACGGCTGGGGAGTGGCTGAAGCCGTAGCCCTGGGCCGCCTTTTTCAGGAACTGCCGCCCGTTCTCATTATTTACGGGATTGAGGGGCAAAATTTTGCTCTCGGTGACGGCTTATCCCCGGCCGTGGCCGCAGCCATCCCGGAAGCGGCCCGGCGCATCGCCCAGGAAATTCAGGCTTGGGGAGAGCGGCAGACCGGCAAGGCCAAACAACCCTCTTGCCATATACCAGAAAGGCAAAATAATGGAACCTAA
- a CDS encoding Ni/Fe hydrogenase subunit alpha has product MTTKAITVKYLARVEGEGGLNIQIKDNAVTRVQLKIFEPPRFFEAFLKGRNFTEAPDITSRICGICPVAYQMSAVHAMERALKVTVTGPLRALRRLLYCGEWIESHGLHVFMLHAPDFLGYQDAIGMAQDHPDTVKMGLQLKKVGNDIVSTLGGREIHPINIRVGGFYKVPHKRDLAPLAEKLKWARDAAVKAVRWVGGFTFPEFERDYEFVALRHESEYPFNEGRVVSSCGLNLEVQDYEQHFVEEHVPYSHALHSTIKERGAYFAGPLARYNLNFDRLTPLAQETAREAGLGPVCKNPFKSIIVRAVETLYAVEEALSIIEAYERPEAPAVSVEPRAAVGCAATEAPRGLLYHRYRIDTDGVIQEAKIVPPTSQNQGIIEDDLFHFVSQRLDLPDEKLTWQCEQMVRNYDPCISCATHFLKVKFERR; this is encoded by the coding sequence ATGACCACTAAAGCCATCACCGTCAAATATCTGGCCCGGGTGGAAGGCGAAGGCGGCCTGAACATCCAAATTAAGGATAACGCCGTCACCCGGGTGCAGTTGAAGATTTTTGAGCCGCCCCGCTTCTTTGAGGCTTTTCTTAAGGGGCGCAACTTCACCGAGGCCCCGGACATCACTTCCCGCATCTGCGGCATCTGCCCGGTGGCCTACCAGATGAGTGCGGTGCACGCCATGGAACGCGCCCTTAAGGTGACGGTCACCGGCCCCCTCCGGGCCTTGCGGCGGCTGTTGTACTGCGGCGAATGGATCGAGTCTCACGGCCTCCACGTCTTCATGCTCCATGCCCCGGACTTTCTGGGCTACCAGGACGCCATCGGCATGGCCCAGGACCACCCCGACACCGTGAAGATGGGGCTGCAGCTCAAAAAAGTGGGCAACGACATCGTCAGCACCCTGGGCGGCCGGGAGATTCATCCCATCAACATCCGGGTGGGCGGCTTCTATAAGGTGCCCCATAAGCGGGATCTGGCTCCCCTGGCAGAAAAACTCAAGTGGGCCCGGGACGCGGCCGTCAAAGCGGTGCGCTGGGTGGGCGGCTTTACCTTCCCGGAGTTTGAGCGGGATTACGAATTTGTCGCGCTGCGCCACGAGAGCGAATATCCCTTCAACGAAGGCCGGGTGGTGTCAAGTTGTGGGCTGAACCTCGAAGTCCAGGACTATGAGCAGCACTTCGTGGAAGAGCACGTGCCTTACAGCCACGCCCTGCACTCCACCATAAAAGAACGGGGCGCCTATTTTGCCGGTCCTCTGGCCCGCTACAACCTGAACTTTGACCGGCTCACGCCCCTGGCCCAGGAAACGGCCCGGGAGGCCGGCCTGGGGCCGGTCTGCAAAAATCCCTTTAAGAGCATCATCGTCCGGGCCGTGGAAACGCTTTACGCCGTGGAGGAAGCCTTGAGCATCATCGAGGCTTACGAACGGCCGGAGGCCCCCGCAGTCTCGGTTGAGCCCCGGGCCGCAGTTGGCTGCGCCGCGACCGAAGCCCCCCGGGGGTTGCTCTATCACCGTTACCGGATAGATACGGACGGCGTCATCCAGGAGGCCAAGATCGTGCCGCCCACCTCTCAGAATCAGGGGATCATCGAAGATGATCTGTTCCACTTCGTATCCCAGCGCCTGGATTTGCCTGACGAAAAACTTACCTGGCAGTGCGAGCAGATGGTGCGCAACTACGACCCCTGCATCTCCTGCGCCACCCATTTCTTGAAGGTCAAATTCGAGCGCCGGTAG
- a CDS encoding oxidoreductase: MGVKMTPKKSKPKLSVWKFASCDGCQLSLLDCEDELLAVAGELEIAYFVEASRAMVKGPYDLTLVDGSITTPHDAEVIKHVRRASKYLITIGTCANSGGIQALRNFTDVNDFVNAVYSKPEYIDTLKESTPISAHVKVDFGLNGCPINKHQLLEAVSLFLQGRPPVARSHSVCIDCKNRGNICVMVMGTPCLGPVTHAGCGALCPTYHRGCYGCYGPKETPNTAALAAWFSQKLGMSEANLVRAFRAFYANAPAFRQESAAHDH, from the coding sequence ATGGGTGTAAAAATGACCCCCAAGAAAAGTAAGCCGAAGCTGTCCGTGTGGAAATTCGCTTCCTGCGACGGCTGTCAGTTGTCCCTCCTGGATTGCGAAGACGAGCTCCTCGCCGTGGCCGGCGAACTGGAGATCGCCTATTTTGTTGAGGCCTCCCGGGCCATGGTGAAAGGCCCCTATGATTTAACCCTGGTGGACGGCTCCATCACTACCCCCCACGACGCCGAGGTGATCAAGCATGTGCGCCGGGCTTCCAAGTATCTCATAACTATCGGCACCTGCGCCAACTCCGGAGGCATCCAGGCTTTGCGTAATTTTACGGATGTCAACGACTTCGTCAACGCGGTGTACTCCAAACCTGAGTATATCGACACCCTGAAGGAATCCACTCCTATTTCGGCCCACGTCAAGGTGGATTTCGGTCTGAACGGCTGCCCCATTAACAAGCATCAGCTCCTTGAAGCGGTGAGCCTCTTTCTGCAAGGGCGGCCCCCTGTGGCCAGATCGCACAGTGTTTGTATCGACTGCAAGAACCGGGGCAATATCTGCGTAATGGTGATGGGCACCCCCTGCCTGGGACCCGTGACTCATGCCGGCTGCGGGGCGCTGTGTCCGACCTACCACCGCGGCTGTTATGGCTGTTACGGCCCCAAGGAAACCCCCAACACCGCGGCCTTGGCCGCCTGGTTCAGTCAAAAGCTGGGCATGAGCGAAGCCAACTTGGTGCGGGCCTTCCGGGCCTTTTACGCCAACGCCCCCGCCTTTCGCCAGGAGAGCGCAGCCCATGACCACTAA
- a CDS encoding FAD/NAD(P)-binding protein: MKANLPDPMIPTPFVVQKVKRETADTYTLDLTRPEGPANFAFAPGQFNMLYAFGAGEVPISISGDPARPETLVHTVRDVGNVTTAICRLKPGDALGVRGPFGVPWPVAQVAGSDVLIIAGGLGLAPLRPALYEVLNHRGEYGSVELIYGARTPKDLLYPKELERWRGRFDLRVHVTVDAAENDWRGNVGVVTKIIGRARFDPPNTAALVCGPGVMMRFTVLELIHHGLKPEQIYLSEERNMKCGIGLCGHCQWGPFFVCKDGPVFRYDRIKDWFERREV; encoded by the coding sequence ATGAAAGCAAATTTGCCTGATCCCATGATCCCCACGCCTTTTGTGGTCCAAAAAGTGAAACGGGAGACCGCTGATACTTATACCCTGGACCTAACCCGCCCGGAGGGGCCGGCCAACTTTGCCTTTGCTCCGGGGCAGTTCAACATGCTCTATGCCTTCGGCGCCGGCGAAGTGCCCATCTCCATCAGCGGTGACCCGGCCCGGCCCGAGACTCTGGTGCACACCGTCCGGGATGTGGGCAACGTCACCACGGCCATCTGCCGCCTGAAGCCGGGAGACGCCCTGGGTGTGCGGGGTCCCTTCGGCGTGCCCTGGCCGGTGGCCCAAGTGGCGGGCAGCGACGTCCTGATCATCGCCGGTGGTCTGGGTTTGGCGCCCTTGCGCCCGGCCCTCTATGAGGTTCTCAACCATCGGGGCGAATACGGCAGCGTTGAGTTGATCTACGGCGCCCGGACCCCCAAAGACCTGCTTTACCCCAAGGAATTGGAGCGCTGGCGCGGCCGCTTCGACCTCAGGGTGCACGTCACCGTGGACGCGGCCGAAAACGACTGGCGGGGCAATGTGGGGGTGGTGACCAAGATCATCGGCCGGGCCCGGTTTGACCCCCCCAATACCGCGGCCCTAGTCTGCGGTCCGGGGGTGATGATGCGCTTCACCGTACTGGAACTGATACACCACGGGCTGAAGCCGGAGCAAATCTACCTGTCCGAGGAACGCAACATGAAATGCGGTATCGGCCTGTGCGGCCACTGCCAATGGGGGCCGTTCTTCGTCTGCAAGGATGGCCCGGTGTTCCGCTATGACCGCATCAAAGACTGGTTCGAACGGCGGGAGGTTTGA
- a CDS encoding cyclic nucleotide-binding domain-containing protein — protein sequence METLAPILAAHPFFKGLDSRYLKLVLECASRETFKPGEFLCRDEGEATKFYVIHHGRVAVEIYRARRGPVTIQSLGAGEVLGWLWFDKPYHWHLDAEALELTRVISLDVACLLNKCNQNHDFGYELMRRYAHYLAVQFRVTKLQLADMYGK from the coding sequence ATGGAAACGCTAGCACCCATTCTGGCGGCTCATCCGTTTTTTAAAGGCTTGGATTCCCGTTATCTCAAGCTCGTGCTGGAATGCGCCTCCCGGGAGACCTTTAAGCCGGGAGAGTTTCTCTGCCGGGATGAGGGGGAAGCTACCAAATTTTACGTGATTCATCACGGCCGGGTAGCAGTGGAAATCTATCGGGCTCGCCGGGGTCCGGTCACCATCCAATCCCTGGGAGCAGGCGAGGTTTTGGGGTGGCTGTGGTTTGATAAGCCGTATCACTGGCATCTGGATGCCGAGGCCCTGGAGTTGACCCGGGTCATCAGCCTGGATGTCGCCTGTCTCCTCAACAAATGCAACCAGAACCATGACTTCGGCTATGAGCTCATGCGGCGCTATGCCCATTACCTGGCAGTGCAGTTTCGGGTGACCAAGCTACAACTTGCCGATATGTATGGCAAGTAA